The following proteins come from a genomic window of Nicotiana tomentosiformis chromosome 12, ASM39032v3, whole genome shotgun sequence:
- the LOC138903192 gene encoding uncharacterized protein, which translates to MIGILTICSHDAYALIDPGSNLSYITPFVVGKFGIVPEILNDPFVVSTLVGEPIIARRVYRGCTVTVCSRQTTADLVELEMMDFDAIIGMDWLEACYATIDCCAKIARFHFSGELVLEWVGNTVTPRDAEIPTLQSIPVVKEYANVFLDELPGIPPEREIDFSIDLLPGTQPISTPPYKMAPAELKELKEQLKDLLEKGFIRPNTSPWGAPVLFVWKKDGSLRMCIIIGSLTR; encoded by the exons atgataggtatattgaccatttgctctcacgatgcttatgccttgatagacccaggatctaatTTATcttatattaccccatttgtcgtggggaagtttggtatagtgcctgaaatactaaatGATCCTTTTGTGGTATCTACACTAGTCGGAGaaccgattattgctagacgggtttaccgaggttgtacagtgacagtttgtagtcgtcagacgacagccgacctagttgagcttgagatgatggattttgatgctatcataggcatggactggttggaagcttgctatgccacaattGATTGCTGCGCAAAGATAgctagatttcatttttcgggtgagctagtccttgaatgggtaggtaatacagtgacacccagag atgctgagatacctacacttcagtctattcccgtagtcaaagagtatgcaaatGTGTTtctagatgagcttccaggtattcctccagagcgagagattgattttagcattgatttgcttccaggaactcaaccaatatccaccCCTCCGTATaaaatggcacctgccgaattgaaagagttgaaggaacagttaaaagatttgctggagaaaggtttcatcaggcccaatacctcaccttggggtgcaccggtactgtttgtgtggaagaaagacggctcgctgaggatgtgtatcattATAGGCAGCttaacaaggtaa